The region CCGGCGTTCAGCACCCCGCGCCAGTCGAGCGCCGACAGGTAATCCCGCGCCAGCACCTCTTTCCCGGCATCGATCGCCCCGGTCAGCTCGGGCGACATCAGCGCGCGGCCGCGCTGTTCATGGGCGTAATAGCATTTCGCCATCTCGGCCTGATTGATTCGGGTGCGGATGGCCTGCGCTTCGGCAAAGACCGGCGGCAGGTCAACCCGCTCGACCCGTTCGCCGAGAAAGCCGAACAGCTCCTCCATCGCCGTGCGCATCTGCGGATCGGTCTCGGGCGGGCTGGGCAGGTCGATCATCACCAGGTTGGGCAGCACCGGCGGGGCGGCGCTGGCGGTCTGGGACAGGCGCGGCGCGGGCATGGGCTGGGTGGCCGGATCGGCGGGATCATGGCCCGCGAGCGCCTCGGCCAGCAGCGCGGCGTCAGAGACACTGCGCGCGAACACCCCGACCGTGTCGAGGAAGGGCGATTGCGGCAGGATGCCCGTGCGCCCGATCAGCCCGAAGCTCGGCTTGAATCCGACCACCCCGCAATAGGCGGCAGGCCGGATCACCGATCCGCCAGTCTGCGTGCCCACCGCCAGCGGCACCATCCCCGCCACCACCGCTACGGCCGAGCCCGAGGAGGACCCGCCCGGCGTATGCGCCAGATCATGCGGGTTGCGGGTCTTCGACGGCTGCAGGTAGGCCATTTCGGTGGTCACGGTCTTGCCCATTATCACCGCGCCCGCCGCGCGCAGACGCGCCACCAGCGCCGCATCCTCGCGCGGCACCCGGCCCTTGTCGATCGCGGTCCCGTTCTCGCCCGGCACCCGCGCCACGTCGATCACGTCCTTGATGCCCACCGGCAACCCATGCAGCGCGCCAAGCGCCGCCCCGGATTTCCGCCGCTCGTCCAGCGCCCGCGCCTGCGCCAGCGCGTATTCGCCATCGAGCCAGGCCCAGGCCTGCAGGCGCGGCTCGGTCTCGGCAATGCGCTTCAGATGCGCCGTCACCACCTCGACCGCCGAGAACCGTCCTGCGGCCATGCCGTCGCGCAGGTCGATGGCCGAAAGCCCCGTCAGATCAACCGCCATAGAACACCTCGGGCAGGTAATAGACCACGCCGGGGAAGATATAGACGATGGCCATGGCGATGAAGACCATGAAGAGGAAGGGCATGACGCCGGCAAAGATCTGCGTCAGCTTTACCTCGGGTGGCGCGATCCCTTTCAGGTAATAGGCCGACATGGCCATGGGTGGTGTCAGGAACGAGGTCTGCAGGTTCAGCGCCACCAGGATCCCGAAGAACAGCGGATCGACCCCGAACATCGGCAGGAGGGGCAGGAAGATCGGCACGAAGATGATGATAATCTCGGACCATTCCAGCGGCCAGCCCAGCAGGAAGATGATCAGCTGCGCCAGCAGCAGGAATTGCAGCGGCGTCAGGTCCATTCCGCTGACGAATTCCGAGATCAGATGCTCGCCGCCCAGATAGGAAAAGACCGAACTGAAGGTATAGGAGCCGACGAACAGCCAGCAGACCATCGCCGTGGTGCGCACCGTCAGGTAGACCGATTCCCTGAGGCGCTGGAAGGTCAGCGCGCGATAACCGGCGGCCAGCACCAGCCCGCCCATCGCCCCGATGGCGGCGGCCTCGGTCGGCGTGGCCAGACCGAAGAGGATCGAGCCCAGCACCGCGACGATCAGCACCGCCAGCGGGAAGAACGAGGTGACGAGCATCCTCACCAGCGTCGGGAAGGGCACCGAGGGCACCTCGTCCTCGGTCGGGCGTGGCGCGACCGAGGGCTGCAGGATCGAGCGGCCGATGACATAGAGGAGATAGAGGCCGACCAGCACCAGCCCCGGCAGCATTGCGCCCGCGTAAAGCCGGACGATCGACACGCCCGAGGCGGCGGCATAGACGATCAGCATGATCGAGGGCGGGATCAGGATGCCAAGCGTGCCGCCGGCGCAGATGATGCCGCTGGCGAAGCTGGGATCATAGCGCGCCTTCAGCATCGAGGGCAGCGCCAGCA is a window of Paracoccus zhejiangensis DNA encoding:
- a CDS encoding amidase, whose product is MAVDLTGLSAIDLRDGMAAGRFSAVEVVTAHLKRIAETEPRLQAWAWLDGEYALAQARALDERRKSGAALGALHGLPVGIKDVIDVARVPGENGTAIDKGRVPREDAALVARLRAAGAVIMGKTVTTEMAYLQPSKTRNPHDLAHTPGGSSSGSAVAVVAGMVPLAVGTQTGGSVIRPAAYCGVVGFKPSFGLIGRTGILPQSPFLDTVGVFARSVSDAALLAEALAGHDPADPATQPMPAPRLSQTASAAPPVLPNLVMIDLPSPPETDPQMRTAMEELFGFLGERVERVDLPPVFAEAQAIRTRINQAEMAKCYYAHEQRGRALMSPELTGAIDAGKEVLARDYLSALDWRGVLNAGLDRIFNRCDAILCAASLGPAPDRSSTGDSAFNGIWTLCGTPVVGLPLFVSDGGLPMGLQLVGRVGDDARLLRTAAWLMDLVQSGQEIDEQKEIA
- a CDS encoding TRAP transporter large permease — translated: MTDPQVALSMLGVFIILVFLGFPIAFTLMALGIMFGYYAYFDAGRMWRSFNRLAEDADWWTSTTSWVEGLFNNRIFDLFINQTYTVMSNEVLTAVPLFLFMGYIVERANIVDRLFSTLAVASRNMPGSMGVAALITCALFATATGIVGAVVTLMGLLALPSMLKARYDPSFASGIICAGGTLGILIPPSIMLIVYAAASGVSIVRLYAGAMLPGLVLVGLYLLYVIGRSILQPSVAPRPTEDEVPSVPFPTLVRMLVTSFFPLAVLIVAVLGSILFGLATPTEAAAIGAMGGLVLAAGYRALTFQRLRESVYLTVRTTAMVCWLFVGSYTFSSVFSYLGGEHLISEFVSGMDLTPLQFLLLAQLIIFLLGWPLEWSEIIIIFVPIFLPLLPMFGVDPLFFGILVALNLQTSFLTPPMAMSAYYLKGIAPPEVKLTQIFAGVMPFLFMVFIAMAIVYIFPGVVYYLPEVFYGG